Part of the Candidatus Stygibacter australis genome, ACTGCCGGAATCTTTTATCCTGATTTTCCCGGAATCGGTAAGTTCCGTTGGTATTGTCCAAGCCATTTCTCCAGTATCATTAAGATTTTCTGCCAGTATATCATAATTTACAAAATTATTATTGGTATAATAAATATCTACATCAGTGATATTTCCATAAGTTGTCCAGCGGATAGTATCCTGGATTCCATAAGTAAGCTCCTCACCGCCATTGGGATATTCCACCCAGATATAAGTTTCATTTGAAGGCATAAGGGTCAAAGTTCCACTCACGGTATGAGGTTCAGCTCCACTGCCATCCCCATCAATTCTCCAGTCAATTGGTACTGGGGCAGTGATACTCGGATCAACTATAAAATATACATGAAAGGTTTGAGGAGTATTACCATTATAATTATTTCCACTACCATATCCCCAGGAGACGGTAGCTCCGCTGCCGGTTTGACCATTATAATATAATTCTCCTATATCAGTAGCAGACGTGACTTCTACATAATCAGGGAAATACAATTCAACTCCCTGCACTGCTTCATTATCAATATTATCGTGGATCATAAAGGCATAAAGGTTCATTTCATGACCTGTAAAATAAGTCTGATTTACAGGATTAATGGAGTTACCAGAAATATCTCTTCCTGGGAGTATATCTGTTTCTCCTCTGGGGAAGTGGGTTACAGCCATTTCATATTCAACCGGGAAAATTTCGCTGTTATTAAGCAGATCAATAGAAAAATCCTGAATTTCATCTGGCTGCATAACGAAATGTAATTCACTGGTATCAGTAGAAATTCTGGGAGCCATAATACCATCTTTGATCGTAAATAAGATAGCAGTGCCAGCTTCGATTTCATGCATGGTTTCAGGATACATGTTGGCAAAGCCCAAAAGCAATCCTTCAGTTTGAGCAAGATTCTCTATCCCGATCGTGGCAAATTGATCAAGTTGGTCTACATTATGAATTTCCTGATATTGAAATTTGATCTCACCATCACCAGATGAAGTCGGATAAAAAAGCGGATCATATAAAATTACCTGAAACTTCTGCGGTTGATGCTGATAATCATCTATGAAATCATACCATTCAATATAGAAACAGTGATCATCCTCATCATAATATGAATATATATCTCCATTGATCAAAAAATCCCAAAATGGTGCTATCATCCCCGCTGGACCCACACCGGAAGGAATTGTCCGATTGCGGAAAAATACAAATTCTTCGTCTCCCATTGCCAGCCAGCCACTGCTGGAAACAGTTATATCATTATAAAAATAACCATAATAACAGAATTCAAATGGCAAAGGAATACAGGTTGAATATCCATCGGAAGTTGTATGATCAGGAGGAATTAAAAAACCGCTGCCACCCTCTGCAGGACTGATTTCCAGCCAGTCATATTCTGGAGGAGCAAAATTACCATTATCACTATTTTCTATTGCATAATAGCCGTATTCAGAAAATGTCGGACTATTCTCATCTACCACTCCCACAGCAATATTAAAGTCAAAATCATAGACCGGTTGAGCATTTCTTATCACAGATAAATTGAAAGCAGCCGGCTCTCCAGTTATCAGATCATTTTCCAGAGAAACGGTGAACACTCCGCTGTTTGATTCTATTTCATTTGGTGAAATATCAGGGAATGTACAATCTGCCTGTGTAACCTCGCATTTCCCGTCAAGACTGGTCAATATTCCCGTAAAAGTGCCACTTGAGGTTTCCCCACTGTTATATAATTCTATTTCAATGTCATTTCCCTCACCAATTAATAGGCAGTTTTCAGAATTCATCACTGTTCTGTCAGCATAATTAAGTTCGGGGGAGGCAATTTCAATACCGATATTATGATTACCCAGATCACCTTCATTTATACTTAGCTGCAGCCAGCTGCGTTCATCAAATCGCCAGATATCTGATAATTCCACGTCAAATTCCAATACACACATCATCCCGTCAGGAAGGGAATCAATGGTCTGTGATGCATTTGACAAGGTTACAAGTTCGTCATCATCAGTAAGTTCTATCTGAAGATTGGATTGATCTGTTCCAGTATTATTGTTCAGAGTAACAGTCAAAGTCATATCAGCTCCACAGACGGGTTCTGTGCTGAATTCATAATTATTCAGGCTGATGATATGATCTTCGGAAGTTATCTCCACAATCTGTGTAACAGGCACATAGCCATATCTTGACACAGTTACTTCAAATTCTGTTAAACTTTCTGGAAAGCTTACTGAAGCAAACCCGCTGGCATTTGTCTCAGATACATCGTAGAGCACGTTATCAGCAGTTAATGCCACAGTGTGATCTGCTACATCATCTCCCTGAAGAATTACTTCATAGGAACTGCTGCCCAAAGGCAGAACTTCGTCCATCTCACAGTTATAGTGTTTGGGAGTGTCTGTCCACACTTTCAGACCAGGATCGCCTAAAAGGTTATATACATAAAAATAGAACATATCGCTATCCCAGGCATCATTAACTCCATCCATCTGATGACAGCCGGGATAATTATTATATAGTTCCATCTTGCCACGCAGCATGATTGCGGAGCATGAGAAAATACCTTCCTGGGTGATCCCTTGATAAATTCCCATATCATTACAATTATTAAATGGTGTTTTTGTGTCATGCTCACTGGGTCCAATAAATCCTATAGCACCTTTAGGATTTGTAGAAGTTCCCGCAGCCAGCCACATTTCGCCAAAACTTGTATCATAATTACTATAGGCAAAATCTCCACCACCGCAGACTATACTCGTGATCAAGGGCAATTTAAAGCCATTTGACAAATTATCAATATTCCAGATAGAATACATCTGATCATATCCGCCTGACCAGTAAACCGGACCTCCGGCACCACGATAATTTACAAAAGTGTAACCGGTATTTAGCAGATTAGTCAAATTGTTAACACCTGTCTGCCAGGGACAAATAAACGTATCCACCTGTGTATATGTGAAATCCAGCAGTTTTTCACGCACTGCGATCACTGTCTCACGCGGGCTGTACATCTGATAATTGCCACCGTAATCTACTACATAAGAAAGCATGATAGCATGCCTGATCCAGTCACTGGATTCTATTGGTTCACTTTCATAATGGATTATTTTACTCACAATAGTTTGAAGTTGAGTTATATTTTGAACTGAAAATCTACCGATCATAATGTCAGGAAAATAATCCTCGCCTTCAAGTAAAGTGTAGGGGTGATCA contains:
- a CDS encoding C25 family cysteine peptidase, with protein sequence MKIVLLLMVLMISFSLIAEVEITFEGENATINGSFELEKIAQQDIDGEKFNEIIIKDCENGGEPGKVVIPHYTRMLALPDEGNWSVSELSYETEEIQLEKPLLWQGIGELDHEPANEQWYPESIIKISEPSIMRQVRFGQVTVYGMQYNAAENKVRIIKDLDFKLNVDIMRSSNPKTASGIRSGSGFSDLSESILGFPETRGETKGKYLFICPDNASVISTLNYLVEWKKKLGFEAEIATLTETGSTTDDIKDYLQNAYDNWDIPPEYVVLVGDINGNITVPAWYIPGYLQPYCVTDHPYTLLEGEDYFPDIMIGRFSVQNITQLQTIVSKIIHYESEPIESSDWIRHAIMLSYVVDYGGNYQMYSPRETVIAVREKLLDFTYTQVDTFICPWQTGVNNLTNLLNTGYTFVNYRGAGGPVYWSGGYDQMYSIWNIDNLSNGFKLPLITSIVCGGGDFAYSNYDTSFGEMWLAAGTSTNPKGAIGFIGPSEHDTKTPFNNCNDMGIYQGITQEGIFSCSAIMLRGKMELYNNYPGCHQMDGVNDAWDSDMFYFYVYNLLGDPGLKVWTDTPKHYNCEMDEVLPLGSSSYEVILQGDDVADHTVALTADNVLYDVSETNASGFASVSFPESLTEFEVTVSRYGYVPVTQIVEITSEDHIISLNNYEFSTEPVCGADMTLTVTLNNNTGTDQSNLQIELTDDDELVTLSNASQTIDSLPDGMMCVLEFDVELSDIWRFDERSWLQLSINEGDLGNHNIGIEIASPELNYADRTVMNSENCLLIGEGNDIEIELYNSGETSSGTFTGILTSLDGKCEVTQADCTFPDISPNEIESNSGVFTVSLENDLITGEPAAFNLSVIRNAQPVYDFDFNIAVGVVDENSPTFSEYGYYAIENSDNGNFAPPEYDWLEISPAEGGSGFLIPPDHTTSDGYSTCIPLPFEFCYYGYFYNDITVSSSGWLAMGDEEFVFFRNRTIPSGVGPAGMIAPFWDFLINGDIYSYYDEDDHCFYIEWYDFIDDYQHQPQKFQVILYDPLFYPTSSGDGEIKFQYQEIHNVDQLDQFATIGIENLAQTEGLLLGFANMYPETMHEIEAGTAILFTIKDGIMAPRISTDTSELHFVMQPDEIQDFSIDLLNNSEIFPVEYEMAVTHFPRGETDILPGRDISGNSINPVNQTYFTGHEMNLYAFMIHDNIDNEAVQGVELYFPDYVEVTSATDIGELYYNGQTGSGATVSWGYGSGNNYNGNTPQTFHVYFIVDPSITAPVPIDWRIDGDGSGAEPHTVSGTLTLMPSNETYIWVEYPNGGEELTYGIQDTIRWTTYGNITDVDIYYTNNNFVNYDILAENLNDTGEMAWTIPTELTDSGKIRIKDSGSTEYDTSDNNFAIRGLVITNPVNGSVLEYGTNETIQWNYTGGISTVDIDYSTTGGYYWDNLVSNAPNTGSYEFILNIPPTDNGKIRIIAEGEETIISVMTGEFSVIDVPVNWLTLPETSGSIEPQESITLDFTVDTAGMPYGIFQAYLTFRTDYNQELSIPIILEIPNLDTDENDIPAVAELKNNFPNPFMASNSRSNGTEFEFSLSSPGEVKLAIYNLKGQMTRLLIDENMGSGNYSFHWDGKTQEGLPIAAGVYFYQLELDSEVVATKKCLLLK